From the Mycoplasmatota bacterium genome, one window contains:
- a CDS encoding helix-turn-helix domain-containing protein: MDTIKRINFKKTEQDFIDFEIVDLQEFLKTRPAKLLSKIHRLNFYMILYIISGSGKHEIDFKVYDFSAGNMILIAKNQVHRFLSDINATGYIVLFTEDYLYTNSETNIHNFLDHFNIPLYNPVIDIDISKNSSNRIIIDLLYKEYHSDDSLAKMQLLKSHFRSFMLTISRVNKLHNQREISNNYKRFIQFKNLVEFHFKEKKTVQEYAKIMFVSQKTINQVTRIAVDLSAKQFIIDRIMLEIKRYLGLGTFTINEISDLMGFDEPSNLTKFFKRYEGISPKEFKLHHFNN; encoded by the coding sequence ATGGATACCATAAAAAGAATTAATTTTAAAAAAACAGAACAGGATTTCATTGATTTTGAAATTGTGGACTTACAAGAGTTTCTAAAAACACGTCCAGCTAAACTTCTTTCAAAAATACATCGATTAAACTTCTATATGATATTGTATATAATATCAGGTAGTGGTAAACATGAAATTGATTTTAAAGTCTATGATTTTAGTGCTGGAAATATGATACTAATTGCAAAGAATCAAGTGCACCGTTTTTTATCAGATATAAATGCAACTGGATATATTGTTTTATTCACTGAAGACTATTTGTATACGAACTCAGAAACTAATATTCATAACTTTTTAGACCATTTCAATATCCCTTTATATAATCCAGTAATAGATATTGATATTTCCAAAAATTCATCTAATCGTATTATTATTGATTTGTTGTACAAAGAGTATCATAGTGATGACAGTTTAGCAAAAATGCAATTATTAAAATCTCACTTTAGAAGTTTTATGTTAACAATCAGTAGGGTTAATAAATTACATAATCAAAGAGAAATATCTAATAATTATAAACGATTTATTCAGTTTAAAAATCTGGTAGAGTTTCATTTTAAGGAAAAGAAAACAGTTCAAGAGTATGCAAAAATCATGTTTGTCTCTCAAAAAACAATTAATCAAGTCACTAGAATCGCTGTAGATTTGTCTGCTAAGCAGTTTATTATTGATAGGATTATGTTAGAAATTAAACGATATTTAGGACTGGGAACATTCACAATTAATGAAATCTCTGATTTGATGGGATTTGATGAGCCTTCAAACTTGACAAAATTTTTTAAACGTTATGAAGGAATTTCTCCAAAGGAATTTAAATTGCATCATTTTAATAATTAA
- a CDS encoding 4Fe-4S binding protein — protein sequence MKEGNFVIYKGKGEIFDVDFEGQYRDHKLLRTRFSYGGTPYNLAGPRITDRCIECGKCKKVCSFKAIRKGSPYEIIPERCDDCGSCILTCPVNAIEESLIF from the coding sequence ATGAAAGAAGGTAACTTTGTTATTTATAAAGGTAAGGGTGAAATTTTCGATGTGGATTTTGAAGGACAGTACCGTGATCATAAATTGCTAAGAACTAGATTTTCATATGGTGGAACACCCTACAATCTAGCGGGACCAAGAATAACAGATAGATGTATCGAATGTGGGAAATGTAAGAAGGTATGTAGCTTTAAAGCAATTCGAAAAGGCAGTCCTTATGAAATAATTCCTGAGAGATGTGATGATTGTGGAAGTTGTATTCTAACTTGTCCAGTAAATGCCATTGAAGAATCATTAATATTTTAA
- a CDS encoding TrmH family RNA methyltransferase: MANKFRTYKKDLDYSYTLGIFLTIELLTYKPHQIITVLIHSKAQDSDGVKKIIDLCKMNNVPYEINDKMINILSPKDNCFAVGIFNKYEEKLDKTENHVVLVNPSNSGNLGTIIRTCLGFGVKNLAIIKPSVDIFDPKTVRASMGALFNLSFSYFNHFEDYYKVFHNHDIYPFMLNAKLKIYEVNPNKNKPFALTFGNESSGLDDSFLSIGTSVIIPHHSTIDSLNLSIATGIALYEFTKNT; this comes from the coding sequence GTGGCTAATAAATTTCGAACTTATAAAAAAGATTTAGACTATTCTTATACATTAGGTATTTTTTTAACAATTGAATTATTAACTTATAAACCGCATCAGATTATTACAGTACTTATTCATTCAAAAGCGCAAGATTCTGATGGCGTTAAAAAAATAATTGATTTATGCAAAATGAATAATGTCCCCTATGAAATAAATGATAAAATGATAAATATCTTATCACCGAAAGATAATTGTTTCGCGGTGGGCATTTTTAATAAATATGAAGAAAAATTAGATAAAACCGAAAACCATGTGGTATTAGTTAATCCTAGTAACTCAGGAAATCTAGGAACAATAATAAGAACTTGTTTAGGATTTGGGGTAAAAAATTTAGCGATTATTAAACCTTCTGTTGATATTTTTGATCCTAAAACGGTTAGAGCTTCGATGGGGGCATTATTTAATTTATCTTTTTCTTATTTCAATCATTTTGAAGATTATTATAAAGTCTTTCATAATCACGATATATATCCATTTATGTTAAATGCGAAATTAAAAATATATGAGGTTAATCCAAATAAAAATAAACCCTTTGCATTAACCTTTGGTAATGAATCAAGTGGTTTAGATGATTCATTTCTATCTATTGGAACCAGTGTAATCATTCCACATCATTCGACGATTGATTCTTTAAATCTATCTATCGCTACTGGGATTGCTTTATATGAATTTACAAAAAATACATAA
- a CDS encoding patatin-like phospholipase family protein, whose product MNVDLVFEGGGVLGISFVGAYKALSENGYKVIRCAGTSAGSIISTLIIAGYNVQEIHDILNNTDFNQFLEKTKLEKVCFFGKGLSLFFNNGIYNSLCIETWIKDLLIKKGINTFGDIMENNESPLKIIAADITKRKMLILPDDAILYGIKPQDFPIAKAVRMSCAIPFFYTPVKIKSGKITSYVVDGGLLSSYPIWIFDVDSKPIRPTFGLKIKDEYSKTSLGKKYLCAITSDIINACINKDEMRFVRDKDLVRTIIINNDHQIKSTDFKLSEEDINYLYKMGYDSVESFVKKWNYTDYIKRFMV is encoded by the coding sequence ATGAACGTTGATCTAGTTTTTGAAGGAGGAGGAGTTTTAGGGATTAGTTTTGTTGGTGCCTATAAAGCATTGTCAGAAAATGGATATAAGGTTATTCGTTGTGCTGGTACGAGTGCTGGTTCTATCATTTCTACTTTAATAATTGCTGGTTATAATGTTCAAGAGATTCATGATATATTAAATAATACAGACTTCAATCAATTTTTAGAAAAAACTAAATTAGAAAAAGTTTGTTTTTTTGGAAAAGGTCTATCATTGTTTTTTAATAATGGAATCTATAATAGCCTATGTATTGAAACTTGGATAAAAGACTTATTAATAAAAAAAGGGATTAATACATTTGGTGATATTATGGAAAATAATGAAAGTCCATTAAAAATAATCGCAGCTGACATCACGAAACGGAAGATGTTAATATTACCTGATGATGCAATTTTGTATGGCATTAAACCACAAGATTTCCCTATTGCAAAAGCGGTAAGAATGAGTTGTGCAATACCATTTTTTTATACTCCAGTAAAAATAAAAAGTGGTAAAATTACAAGTTATGTTGTAGATGGAGGGTTATTAAGTTCTTATCCCATTTGGATATTTGATGTTGATTCAAAACCAATACGACCTACATTTGGTTTGAAAATAAAGGATGAATATAGTAAAACATCTCTTGGTAAGAAATATTTATGTGCTATTACATCAGATATTATTAATGCTTGTATCAATAAAGATGAAATGAGATTTGTTCGGGACAAAGACTTAGTAAGAACAATTATCATTAATAATGATCATCAAATAAAATCAACTGATTTTAAATTATCGGAAGAGGATATCAATTATTTATATAAAATGGGTTATGATTCTGTTGAAAGTTTTGTGAAAAAGTGGAATTATACTGATTATATCAAACGATTTATGGTATAG
- a CDS encoding ABC transporter ATP-binding protein: protein MIVHVKNVVKRYGDLLANDNLSLELNKGEIVGLLGPNGAGKTTFLNALLGNITIESGEINVFGKDIKKYALDIKQEIGVVPQDLAIYYDLTAIENVTFFGRLYGLSGNELKEKVKEALEFTNLYERRNDYPKHFSGGMKRRLNIACSIVHRPKLILFDEPTVGVDPQSRNHILQAIKKLNEEGSTIIYTSHYMEEVEEICSRVVIIDKGKVIANGTIRELEAFIINEQIINITLDKVNYTIVDEIKKIYGVKDCSIKHQVLTVVSQFGVQNITQIFNVLNQVDCHILNINMEKANLEDLFLTLTGKTLRD from the coding sequence ATGATAGTTCATGTAAAAAATGTTGTAAAACGGTATGGGGATTTATTAGCGAATGATAATTTAAGTTTAGAATTAAATAAGGGTGAAATTGTAGGTTTACTTGGCCCAAATGGAGCAGGTAAAACAACTTTTTTAAATGCTTTATTAGGAAATATAACAATAGAGAGTGGAGAAATAAATGTTTTTGGTAAAGACATTAAAAAATATGCTTTAGATATTAAGCAAGAAATTGGGGTCGTACCACAAGATTTAGCAATCTATTATGATTTAACCGCTATTGAAAATGTAACTTTTTTTGGAAGATTATATGGATTATCAGGAAATGAATTAAAAGAAAAAGTTAAAGAGGCCTTAGAATTTACTAATCTATATGAAAGAAGGAATGATTATCCTAAGCATTTCTCAGGGGGAATGAAACGAAGATTAAATATTGCTTGTTCAATTGTTCATAGACCTAAATTAATATTATTTGATGAACCGACAGTTGGGGTTGATCCTCAATCTAGAAATCATATTTTACAAGCAATTAAAAAACTAAATGAGGAAGGATCAACTATTATCTATACATCACATTACATGGAAGAAGTAGAAGAAATATGTAGTCGTGTTGTGATAATTGATAAAGGGAAAGTCATCGCAAATGGGACCATCAGGGAGCTAGAAGCTTTTATTATAAATGAGCAAATCATTAATATAACCCTTGATAAAGTAAACTATACAATTGTTGATGAGATTAAAAAAATCTATGGTGTAAAAGATTGTAGTATTAAACATCAGGTATTAACGGTTGTTTCACAATTTGGTGTTCAAAATATTACTCAAATATTTAATGTGTTAAATCAAGTAGATTGTCATATTCTTAATATAAATATGGAAAAAGCTAATTTAGAAGATTTATTTTTAACATTAACTGGTAAAACATTAAGGGATTAG
- the pgsA gene encoding CDP-diacylglycerol--glycerol-3-phosphate 3-phosphatidyltransferase: MNVPNLLTVIRLFLIPIFILVFFSTLENHLVWAVFIFILAGTTDVLDGYIARKYNLVTKWGQVMDPLADKLMQLTVLTCLTIEGYIPIWIVIVYGIKEFTMIFGGIFLYTKKEKIVIPANFFGKVSTLTFYLAVLSLVLDYNYSKYVFMVAISFAILAFIKYSVIGSNRLKQLKNDKS, encoded by the coding sequence ATGAATGTTCCAAATCTATTAACAGTTATACGTTTGTTTTTAATTCCAATTTTTATCCTTGTCTTTTTTTCAACTTTAGAAAATCATTTAGTTTGGGCAGTTTTTATCTTTATTTTAGCAGGTACTACTGATGTATTAGATGGGTATATAGCAAGGAAATACAATCTTGTCACCAAATGGGGGCAAGTTATGGACCCGCTAGCAGATAAATTGATGCAGTTAACTGTATTGACTTGTTTAACAATTGAGGGTTATATTCCAATTTGGATCGTTATTGTTTATGGAATTAAAGAATTTACAATGATTTTTGGGGGAATATTTCTTTATACTAAAAAAGAAAAGATTGTTATTCCAGCTAACTTTTTTGGAAAAGTATCAACACTCACTTTTTATTTAGCCGTTTTATCCTTAGTCTTAGACTATAACTATAGTAAATATGTTTTTATGGTTGCCATCTCATTTGCGATTTTAGCGTTTATTAAGTATTCAGTTATCGGATCTAATAGATTAAAACAATTAAAAAATGATAAAAGTTAG
- a CDS encoding sodium:proton antiporter, whose product MEISWLSIIPVVLAIILAFLTRNVFIALLSGIITSGIIIDIKSGTIFTGLNSIYMVFQDDWAVKSILFCLMIGAFVYVIEVSGGVHGMVEYLTVKRKVVKNKMSAQLLAYILGILLFIDGTSSIVISGVSSRHLFDRFNVSRKKLAYITDSTSAPIAWLIPFNAAGAFLMAMVGGQVSLGVIHGDPMDVVISSIPFQLYGIFSILIVGVVIIIGNNKKAEGKWSTVSLVKKQSDANSSNHKFEGEIIPKAKNMIIPLILLVGSMFCIMYITGEGNLLKGDGSAGIYLGAIITLIGTGIYYIVQGITKAETYLKWVFKGMGNYLEVTMILTLAFAFSNLVSKLGTGTFIASISSEVNPAFIPLMIFGVGALMSFATGTSGGTVAILIPIGIPLAATLGASIPLAIGAIISGGVFGDHCSPISDSTILSSMIAEVTVMEHVKTQIPYALISAALASIGFLALGIIS is encoded by the coding sequence ATGGAAATAAGTTGGTTATCAATTATTCCTGTTGTTTTAGCCATTATTTTAGCTTTTTTAACAAGAAATGTATTTATTGCACTTTTATCAGGGATTATTACATCTGGTATTATTATAGATATCAAGTCAGGAACAATTTTTACAGGACTAAATAGTATTTACATGGTGTTTCAAGACGATTGGGCAGTAAAATCTATCCTATTTTGCTTAATGATAGGTGCCTTTGTTTATGTGATTGAAGTCTCAGGTGGGGTACATGGTATGGTAGAGTATTTGACTGTAAAAAGAAAAGTGGTAAAAAACAAAATGAGTGCTCAACTTTTAGCATACATTCTAGGAATTTTATTATTTATTGATGGTACAAGCTCTATTGTGATTTCAGGCGTTTCGTCAAGACATTTATTTGATCGTTTTAACGTATCGAGAAAAAAGCTTGCTTATATAACAGATTCTACTTCTGCACCCATAGCCTGGCTAATACCATTTAATGCTGCAGGTGCATTTTTAATGGCTATGGTTGGCGGTCAAGTTTCACTTGGTGTGATACATGGTGATCCGATGGATGTGGTTATTTCATCAATCCCATTTCAACTTTATGGAATATTTTCAATACTAATAGTAGGTGTTGTCATTATCATAGGTAACAATAAAAAGGCTGAAGGTAAATGGTCAACAGTGAGTTTAGTTAAAAAGCAATCCGATGCTAATTCGTCAAATCATAAATTTGAAGGAGAAATTATCCCAAAAGCTAAAAATATGATAATTCCGTTAATTTTATTAGTGGGTAGTATGTTTTGTATAATGTACATTACTGGTGAAGGGAATCTATTAAAAGGTGATGGATCTGCGGGAATTTACTTAGGAGCTATTATTACTTTAATAGGTACAGGAATCTATTATATTGTTCAAGGTATTACAAAAGCAGAAACGTATTTAAAATGGGTATTTAAAGGGATGGGAAATTATTTAGAAGTAACAATGATTTTAACTCTAGCGTTTGCTTTCAGCAATTTAGTAAGTAAATTAGGGACAGGTACATTTATAGCGAGCATAAGCAGTGAAGTTAATCCTGCTTTTATTCCACTAATGATTTTTGGTGTAGGAGCACTGATGTCATTTGCCACAGGAACTAGTGGTGGAACAGTGGCGATATTGATTCCTATTGGAATACCACTTGCTGCAACTCTTGGGGCAAGCATTCCCTTAGCAATTGGTGCCATAATCTCAGGAGGGGTATTTGGAGATCACTGTTCTCCAATATCAGACTCTACTATTTTATCATCTATGATTGCTGAAGTAACTGTGATGGAGCACGTTAAAACGCAAATACCATATGCTTTAATTTCTGCAGCCTTAGCTAGTATAGGATTCTTAGCACTTGGAATAATTAGTTAA